A section of the Delphinus delphis chromosome 1, mDelDel1.2, whole genome shotgun sequence genome encodes:
- the CERS2 gene encoding ceramide synthase 2, whose amino-acid sequence MLQTLYDYFWWERLWLPVNLTWADLEDRDGRVYAKASDLYITLPLALLFLIIRYFFELYVATPLAALLNVKEKTRLRAPLNPTLEHFYLTSGKQPKQAEVELLSRQSGLSGRQVERWFRRRRNQDRPSLLKKFREASWRFTFYLIAFIAGMAVIVDKPWFYDMRKVWEGYPIQSVIPSQYWYYMIELSFYWSLLFSIASDVKRKDFKEQIIHHVATIILISFSWFASYVRAGTLIMALHDSSDYLLESAKMFNYAGWKNTCNNIFIVFAIVFIITRLVILPFWILHCTLVYPLELYPAFFGYYFFNFMMGVLQLLHIFWAYLILRMAHKFITGKLVEDERSDREETESSEGEEAAAGGGAKSRPLANGHPILNNNHRKND is encoded by the exons ATGCTCCAGACCTTATATGACTACTTCTGGTGGGAACGGCTGTGGCTCCCTGTGAACTTAACCTGGGCTGATCTAGAAGACCGAGATGGACGTGTCTACGCCAAAGCCTCAGACCTCTATATCACACTACCCCTGGCCTTGCTCTTCCTCATCATTCGATACTTCTTTGAGCT TTACGTGGCTACACCACTGGCTGCCCTCCTGAATGTAAAAGAGAAAACTCGGCTGCGGGCACCTCTCAACCCCACTTTGGAGCATTTCTACCTGACCAGTGGCAAGCAGCCCAAACAG GCAGAGGTAGAGCTTCTGTCACGGCAGAGCGGGCTCTCTGGCCGCCAGGTAGAGCGCTGGTTCCGCCGCCGCCGCAACCAGGACCGGCCCAGTCTCCTCAAGAAGTTCCGAGAAGCAAG CTGGAGATTCACGTTTTACCTGATTGCTTTCATTGCCGGCATGGCTGTCATTGTAGAC AAACCCTGGTTCTATGACATGAGGAAAGTTTGGGAGGGATATCCCATACAG AGCGTCATCCCTTCCCAGTACTGGTACTACATGATTGAACTGTCTTTCTACTGGTCCCTGCTCTTCAGCATTGCTTCTGATGTCAAGCGAAAG GATTTCAAGGAACAGATCATCCACCATGTGGCCACCATCATCCTCATTAGCTTCTCCTGGTTTGCCAGTTACGTCCGAGCAGGGACTCTTATCATGGCTCTGCATGACTCTTCTGACTACCTGCTGGAG TCAGCCAAGATGTTTAACTATGCGGGATGGAAAAACACCTGCAACAACATCTTCATCGTCTTCGCCATTGTCTTCATCATCACCCGACTGGTCATCCTGCCCTTCTG GATCCTGCACTGCACCCTGGTGTACCCACTGGAGCTCTATCCTGCCTTCTTTGGCTATTACTTCTTCAATTTCATGATGGGAGTGCTACAGCTGCTGCATATCTTCTGGGCCTACCTCATTTTGCGCATGGCCCACAAGTTCATAACTGGAAAG CTGGTAGAAGATGAACGCAGTGACCGGGAAGAAACAGAGAGCTCAGAGGGGGAGGAGGCTGCAGCTGGGGGAGGAGCAAAGAGCCGGCCCCTAGCCAACGGCCACCCCATCCTCAATAACAACCATCGTAAGAATGACTGA